In bacterium, the genomic window GTGCTCGCCAGGGTCTGGGGCATTCCTTTCCTGCCGGCGGTCGCCGTCCTGCTGGTCCGCCAGCTGCGGCGCGGCAACGCCGAAGCGCGCACCATTGCCGCCGGCGGCTTCGTGATGATCGGGGTGGCACTGATCGAAATCGTCTTTCAGCTTCTCGACCGGGGAACCATTTTCCCGGCGCAGATCTACGCCTTCACGCTGTTCGCCGTTTCCATGACGTTCTCGCTGTCGAATCGCTTCAGCCGCGTTCACGGCGACCTCGACATGCTGCGCCTGCAACTCGAAGACATGGTCGAGGACCGGGCCGCGGAGCTGTCAACGGCCAACCAGAGACTCAGGTCCGAGATCTCTGAGCGAGAGCTGGCACAGGAAGCCATGCACATGTTGGAGCGGGCCGTCGAACAGTCGATCGACGGAATTCTGGTGGCCGATCTCGGCGAGAACATCCTATTCGTCAACGAAGCCTGGGCGCGCTTGCACGGCCGCGAGCCATTCGAGATCTTCGGCCGCCGGCTGGAGCTCTTTCATAGCGGCGAGCAGA contains:
- a CDS encoding PAS domain S-box protein; its protein translation is VLARVWGIPFLPAVAVLLVRQLRRGNAEARTIAAGGFVMIGVALIEIVFQLLDRGTIFPAQIYAFTLFAVSMTFSLSNRFSRVHGDLDMLRLQLEDMVEDRAAELSTANQRLRSEISERELAQEAMHMLERAVEQSIDGILVADLGENILFVNEAWARLHGREPFEIFGRRLELFHSGEQIERQVRPALDRVRETGSWEGEIEHRGKDGSDFPTWTSVTLLRDPEAQPVGFVMVTRDITEKRRAAEDRRRIETRIQEAEKLR